The Tachysurus vachellii isolate PV-2020 chromosome 25, HZAU_Pvac_v1, whole genome shotgun sequence genomic sequence GTATCAAAGGAGATGTTGGACCAGAGGGACCTGTGGGCCCTCAGGGAATCATAGGGTACCAGGGGGAGAAAGGTTCTCCAGGCCCTATCGGACCTCCGGGAAGACAAGGCCCTAAGGGTGAACTCGGACCTCCTGGCCACAAGGGCAGCCTCGGTTACCGTGGTGAAAGGGGGTCAAAAGGCGAGACTGGAGAAAAAGGACCTAAAGGAGACATGCCTGAAATACCCAAAAGTGCCTTTTCTGTTGGTCTGACCGCACAAAGCAAGCTGCCTGTGAGTAATGTTCCTATCCGATTTGACAAAGTCATCTACAACCGTCAGAATCACTACAACACCATGAGCGGTCGCTTCACCTGTGCATTCACTGGAACTTATTACTTCACCTACCACATCACAGTGTTCTCAAGAAACGTCCGAGTAGCACTAATGAAGAACGGTCAAAGCATCATACACACCATGGACAACTACCAGAACAGTGAGGACCAGGCGGCGGGGGGCACCGTGCTTCATCTGGAGGTCGGGGACAAGGTGTGGCTCCAGGTGGTTGGAGATCAGCTCTTTAATGGACTCTATGCAGATGACGACGATGACACGACGTTTTCTGGGTTTATTCTCTTTGCTGAATGACAAACCGAGTGGAGATTtctgtatatgtataatgtatagaTTTATTCAATGAAATGAAACTGGACTTTAAAAgcaatgttttttcttcctttagtGATCCTGAATGTTAATTGTTCCTGAGTCAAGTTTTTACACTTATATGCAAAAACattgatttcttcttcttcttcttcttcttcttcttcttcttcttcttcttctttttcttcttcttcttcttgttcttcttcttcttcttcttcttcttcttcttcttcttattattattagtagtagtagtagtagtagtattttggCAAAACCATAAACAAAATttgcataataaatataataaacacaatgattgaattttatatttattgcttgtttttttttgtcctttttaaatgaaataagtaaaatagtaataaaatcaCACCTTATACGTAATTTAGTGGAAAAATCCTCAGCCAATCACAATGCTCTGCTGGTGAAACGCTCCCCTTTGCGCCTCCTTCTTACTTTAGGTTGCCAGATCGGGTTACAGACCCTCACAAGTTtctaaaagtaaattaaaattgaaatgtgtttattattttaaacgaTCGATTTAGGGATACAGAAAGGCACCGTAGATATAATcatatagtgtgtatgtgtgtgtgtgtggggggtgtgcgtgtgtgtgtgtgtgtgtttaataccgtttatataaatttagtctttattgttctttatttattctgtgaATTTGGAGACACACCGAGTAAACATGAACATATAAAAGTTAGAAATCGATTATTCTGTagaatggggggaaaaaattaaaaaaacatataattgTGATGCGGTGAATAATAATTACCAATCAGGCAACCAC encodes the following:
- the c1qtnf9 gene encoding complement C1q and tumor necrosis factor-related protein 9A produces the protein MSFARCFFLHFLVVVGMVVVVVVVHAAEQDFSGKNPSCVCGHPGIPGNPGHNGIPGRDGRDGAKGDRGDPGEFGTCGASGKDGPKGDKGEPGAPGIDGLKGRRGETGERGPPGKMGPQGFSGPLGLKGVKGEMGMPGPKGIKGDVGPEGPVGPQGIIGYQGEKGSPGPIGPPGRQGPKGELGPPGHKGSLGYRGERGSKGETGEKGPKGDMPEIPKSAFSVGLTAQSKLPVSNVPIRFDKVIYNRQNHYNTMSGRFTCAFTGTYYFTYHITVFSRNVRVALMKNGQSIIHTMDNYQNSEDQAAGGTVLHLEVGDKVWLQVVGDQLFNGLYADDDDDTTFSGFILFAE